One genomic segment of Candidatus Poribacteria bacterium includes these proteins:
- a CDS encoding mandelate racemase/muconate lactonizing enzyme family protein, protein MKIRGIKTYKFNVPMGKPVRDPHTGELLGSLSKPWLFLRIETDAGIDGWGEGSGEWLTPSVEATLHEWSSLLIDQDPLLVVALTEDITNRLPWKGGAVFGTAIAAINAALYDIAGKAWGVPVHTILGGKRRDLIRVYCGGNLFSTPEEATDAAREVKAQGYAGVKSNPLESRTWPMDEEAVNHSTACVAAAREAVGPDFDILLDTHGSPTPELSIEFARRVAQFKPLFLEEPVKVGSLAALMEVTRKSPVPIATGEKLFTVGDFKPLIDNRACAVLQPDVTHCFGITTLVDIAKLAAAEQMLMAPHNAGGPLCYAATLHANAVMNNFLIQESSSRLSLFDCCVEHDWTIKDGHVNLSDAPGLGISVKESDLDDLPYEPLPYRQYRHADGSWKGW, encoded by the coding sequence ATGAAGATTAGAGGCATTAAAACTTACAAATTCAATGTGCCTATGGGCAAACCAGTTCGTGACCCACATACCGGTGAACTGTTGGGCAGCCTTTCCAAACCGTGGTTATTCCTGAGGATTGAAACAGATGCCGGTATCGACGGTTGGGGCGAAGGCAGCGGCGAATGGTTGACACCATCGGTTGAAGCGACTCTGCACGAATGGTCAAGTCTTCTGATCGATCAGGATCCGTTGTTGGTCGTGGCACTGACTGAGGACATTACGAATCGCCTGCCGTGGAAGGGTGGGGCCGTATTTGGCACAGCCATCGCGGCGATTAACGCCGCCCTATACGACATCGCGGGCAAAGCGTGGGGCGTGCCTGTACACACCATTCTCGGTGGCAAACGGCGCGACCTGATTCGTGTCTACTGCGGCGGGAATCTGTTCTCTACGCCAGAGGAAGCGACGGACGCAGCACGGGAGGTCAAGGCACAGGGGTACGCCGGGGTCAAGAGTAACCCGCTGGAAAGCCGCACATGGCCCATGGATGAGGAAGCCGTTAACCACTCAACAGCGTGTGTCGCTGCAGCCCGTGAAGCGGTGGGACCGGATTTCGACATCCTGCTAGATACACACGGTAGCCCAACACCAGAGTTGAGTATCGAGTTCGCTCGGCGTGTTGCCCAGTTCAAACCGCTGTTTTTGGAAGAACCTGTCAAAGTAGGTTCACTTGCAGCGTTAATGGAGGTTACGCGGAAAAGCCCGGTGCCGATTGCGACTGGCGAAAAACTATTTACCGTTGGTGATTTTAAGCCGTTAATAGATAACCGGGCGTGTGCTGTCCTGCAGCCGGATGTCACGCACTGCTTCGGAATTACCACACTGGTCGATATCGCCAAATTAGCAGCGGCAGAACAGATGCTGATGGCACCACACAATGCCGGTGGTCCTCTCTGTTATGCTGCGACACTCCACGCCAATGCGGTCATGAACAACTTTCTGATTCAGGAGAGCAGCAGCCGACTCTCACTATTCGATTGTTGTGTCGAACACGATTGGACGATCAAGGATGGACACGTCAACCTCTCAGACGCACCGGGGCTGGGAATTTCGGTGAAAGAATCCGATCTTGATGACTTGCCGTATGAACCGCTGCCTTATCGACAGTATCGACACGCAGATGGCAGTTGGAAGGGGTGGTAA
- a CDS encoding sugar phosphate isomerase/epimerase: MIKLGMMARATDETVFQSHVQFAHELELDVIDFHLSGLPRDPDFLRRIKILCMKHGLPIGYLGSGSFVGPEEEMQDAIARGKADIDLAAFLSAQLIRVFARYKWPDTVEEQEALWGPMIARFQELSDYAAEKGVFLGLQNHNNGSFAMTADQVLRILRETDRENFTFIMDTGQWLNAIGSHPRGEFDPDVDLYKDYLEATAPYATYVRAKIYKIDNGREEWLDYGRILQILKAVGFNGNMSIVFEGGDRNRYDTDECLKLAAKHLRELLADY, encoded by the coding sequence ATGATTAAACTCGGAATGATGGCGCGTGCCACGGATGAGACAGTGTTTCAAAGCCACGTCCAATTCGCACACGAATTGGAGTTGGATGTCATCGACTTCCATCTGTCGGGGTTGCCCAGAGATCCCGATTTTCTGCGTCGGATAAAGATCTTGTGCATGAAGCACGGCTTGCCCATCGGTTATCTGGGATCCGGTAGTTTTGTGGGACCGGAGGAGGAAATGCAGGATGCTATCGCACGGGGCAAGGCAGATATCGACTTGGCAGCCTTCCTATCGGCACAGCTGATCCGTGTGTTTGCAAGGTATAAATGGCCAGACACCGTCGAAGAGCAAGAAGCCTTATGGGGTCCGATGATCGCTCGTTTCCAAGAGCTCTCGGACTATGCAGCAGAGAAGGGTGTCTTCTTGGGGCTGCAGAACCATAACAACGGCAGCTTCGCGATGACGGCGGATCAGGTTTTACGCATCCTTCGAGAAACCGACCGCGAAAACTTTACCTTTATTATGGATACCGGTCAATGGTTGAATGCCATTGGGTCGCACCCACGCGGTGAGTTTGATCCGGACGTAGATCTCTACAAAGACTACTTGGAGGCGACCGCCCCATACGCAACCTACGTCCGCGCCAAGATTTACAAAATCGACAACGGCAGAGAAGAGTGGCTTGATTATGGACGGATTCTACAAATTCTGAAGGCGGTGGGCTTTAACGGTAATATGTCTATTGTATTTGAAGGCGGCGACCGCAATAGATACGATACGGACGAATGCCTCAAACTGGCGGCCAAACACCTGCGCGAATTGCTCGCTGACTACTAA
- a CDS encoding Ldh family oxidoreductase, whose protein sequence is MNFEPTDQDIVVNADELRAFASQLYQKADVPKVDADAVAHLQVETDLHGIHSHGTRALAGYVRGILGGRINPTPNLTITR, encoded by the coding sequence ATGAATTTTGAACCTACTGATCAAGATATTGTCGTTAATGCTGACGAGCTAAGAGCGTTTGCCAGTCAATTGTATCAAAAGGCGGATGTACCGAAAGTGGATGCTGATGCTGTCGCACATTTGCAAGTTGAAACGGATCTGCACGGTATTCATTCCCACGGAACCCGTGCGCTCGCGGGCTATGTCCGGGGCATTCTGGGCGGGAGGATCAATCCCACTCCTAATCTCACGATTACCCGT
- a CDS encoding amidohydrolase — translation MIIDTHLHVWSDDFARYPFADGSQAAEGAPVELLNETMAEAGVDKAVIVQPIYYRYDNRYTAECLRRFPGKYAAIGLVDRQAPDAPDQLERLVREDGFGGLRIHLGRVDDPAEWAAPDQDPIWQRAEDLGVCFIVYGPAAHLPPVEPIIARFPNVPVVLDHIGGAPTDEDPPYPILSNVLNLARYPRVYVKFTPQSHKSKLPYPHEDTFPTFRRLYDAFGPERLMWGTNFPGVLKGVGYRIWTFLRIRIRSGYSVNQR, via the coding sequence ATGATTATTGATACACATTTGCACGTTTGGAGTGATGATTTCGCGCGTTATCCATTTGCCGACGGGAGCCAAGCGGCTGAAGGTGCGCCCGTCGAGTTGCTGAACGAGACGATGGCTGAGGCAGGGGTGGATAAAGCCGTTATCGTTCAGCCGATCTATTATCGCTATGACAACCGATATACAGCGGAATGCCTTCGGCGCTTTCCGGGGAAATATGCTGCGATCGGGTTGGTAGATCGTCAAGCGCCTGATGCTCCCGACCAACTTGAGCGTTTGGTCCGGGAGGATGGATTCGGGGGGCTGCGGATACATCTAGGGCGGGTTGACGACCCCGCAGAGTGGGCGGCACCCGACCAAGACCCGATATGGCAACGTGCTGAAGACTTGGGCGTCTGTTTCATTGTGTACGGTCCCGCGGCCCATCTGCCCCCTGTCGAGCCTATTATCGCCCGTTTTCCAAATGTTCCTGTTGTGCTGGATCACATCGGTGGTGCACCGACGGACGAAGATCCACCGTATCCGATTCTCAGCAATGTGCTGAACCTAGCGCGATATCCACGGGTCTACGTGAAATTCACGCCTCAATCCCATAAGTCGAAGCTACCATATCCGCACGAGGATACGTTCCCTACGTTTCGCCGTCTATATGATGCCTTCGGACCGGAACGGTTGATGTGGGGCACAAACTTTCCGGGCGTACTCAAAGGCGTTGGGTATCGCATCTGGACTTTCTTACGGATTCGGATAAGGAGTGGCTATTCAGTAAATCAGCGCTGA
- a CDS encoding mannonate dehydratase encodes MRICSYARLDARDDYLHFLKQYGVDDVVLSSTSHPDAAQRFSIENADKPGAHWDFLDLVLVRTRCEDAGLRVIGIENPLPSCCYDRVMLGLPGRDQQIENVIITIRNMGKADIPVYGYHWMVNQPGVTRNSWRTSLTTPGRGGSQVSSFDMEIAKHSPLFRGREYTDNEMWANYEYFINAILPEAEAAGVRLALHPDDPPLEKLGGIPRLFHDFDGFHRAMEVANNSQASGLNFCLGNWTAMGTDILAAIRHFGARGQIVYGHAQGVQGTVPKFQECFLDEADCDFLAVLQAFKEVGFDSALLPGHCPHTLYENEIGGQGFVYSVGYLKGLLKAVGF; translated from the coding sequence ATGAGGATTTGTTCTTACGCGCGGCTGGATGCACGGGACGATTACCTACATTTTCTGAAACAGTATGGTGTCGATGATGTGGTGCTCAGTTCCACTTCCCACCCCGACGCTGCACAACGATTCTCCATCGAAAACGCCGATAAGCCCGGCGCACATTGGGATTTTCTCGATCTTGTACTGGTCCGAACGCGCTGTGAGGATGCTGGATTAAGGGTCATTGGAATCGAGAATCCGCTGCCATCGTGCTGTTATGACCGAGTGATGCTAGGGCTGCCGGGACGCGATCAGCAGATTGAGAATGTGATTATCACCATCCGCAATATGGGCAAAGCGGATATTCCGGTCTACGGCTACCACTGGATGGTCAACCAACCGGGCGTGACACGGAACTCTTGGCGCACCTCGCTGACGACTCCCGGGCGCGGCGGCTCACAGGTCAGCAGTTTTGATATGGAAATCGCGAAGCACTCACCCCTGTTTCGCGGGCGGGAGTACACCGATAATGAAATGTGGGCAAACTATGAGTATTTCATCAATGCAATTCTTCCTGAGGCGGAAGCGGCAGGGGTCCGGCTAGCGCTCCATCCCGATGATCCACCGTTAGAGAAACTGGGTGGTATCCCACGGCTATTTCACGATTTCGATGGATTCCATCGCGCGATGGAGGTTGCCAATAACAGTCAGGCGAGTGGTCTCAACTTCTGTCTTGGCAACTGGACAGCGATGGGAACTGACATCCTCGCAGCAATCCGTCATTTTGGAGCACGCGGACAAATCGTCTACGGGCACGCTCAAGGTGTTCAAGGAACAGTGCCGAAATTCCAAGAATGCTTCTTGGATGAAGCCGACTGCGATTTTCTCGCTGTACTGCAAGCCTTCAAAGAGGTCGGGTTTGACAGCGCCTTGCTTCCCGGTCACTGTCCGCACACGCTTTACGAAAACGAGATTGGTGGACAGGGGTTTGTATACTCAGTTGGATATTTGAAGGGACTACTGAAGGCGGTTGGGTTTTAG